The following are encoded together in the Vigna angularis cultivar LongXiaoDou No.4 chromosome 9, ASM1680809v1, whole genome shotgun sequence genome:
- the LOC108347671 gene encoding exocyst complex component EXO70A1 yields MESLPLETAEKIILRWDSTASEDARDKMIFSGDRDEADLYLQAVDEIQRSLSSVSVSEKVNSAIQIAMARLEDEFRNILISHTNSFDPTTEDEASQTLDPPSSSSSPKHPDNDESDEVSQTSLLRFNSDGAASSVTGSYRSTSSIREIDLIPSDAVYDLRCIAERMVSSGYLRECIQVYGSVRKSSVDASFRKLGIEKLSIGDVQRLQWEQLENKIRRWIRAAKVCVRTLFASEKKLCEQIFDGVGTSIDDACFMETVKGPAIQLFNFAEAISISRRSPEKLFKILDLHDALTELMPDIDVVFDSKSSETIRVQAAEILSRLGEAARGILSEFENAVLKEPSRVPVPGGTIHPLTRYVMNYISLISDYKVTLNELIVSKPSTGSRYSGDPGIPDLDLSEFEEKTPLDVHLIWIIVILQFNLDGKSKHYKDASLAHLFVMNNVHYIVQKVRGSPELREMIGDDYLKKLTGKFRQAATSYQRATWVRVLYCLRDEGLHVSGGFSSGVSKSALRERFKAFNAMFEEVHRTQAVWLIPDSQLREELRISISEKLIPAYRSFLGRFRGHIESGRHPENYIKYSVEDLEDAVLDFFEGVTVSQHLRRRSE; encoded by the coding sequence ATGGAGAGCCTCCCGCTTGAGACGGCGGAGAAGATCATTCTGCGATGGGACTCCACGGCGTCGGAAGATGCCCGGGACAAGATGATATTCTCCGGCGACCGGGACGAGGCGGATCTCTACCTGCAGGCGGTGGATGAAATCCAGAGGTCCCTCTCCTCCGTTTCCGTTTCGGAGAAAGTCAACTCGGCCATCCAGATCGCCATGGCCCGCTTAGAAGACGAGTTCCGCAACATCCTCATCTCCCACACCAACTCCTTCGACCCCACCACAGAAGACGAAGCCTCGCAAACCCTTGACCCtccttcttcttcgtcttctccCAAACACCCTGACAACGACGAAAGCGATGAAGTTAGCCAGACTTCTCTCCTCCGTTTCAACAGTGACGGCGCTGCTTCCTCCGTCACGGGAAGCTACCGCTCCACCAGCAGCATCCGCGAGATCGATCTCATCCCCTCCGACGCCGTCTACGACCTCCGTTGCATCGCCGAACGCATGGTCTCCTCCGGCTACTTGCGCGAGTGCATCCAGGTGTACGGCAGCGTCAGGAAATCCTCCGTCGACGCCAGCTTCCGCAAGCTCGGTATCGAGAAGCTCAGCATCGGCGACGTGCAGCGCCTCCAGTGGGAGCAGCTTGAGAACAAAATCAGACGCTGGATACGAGCCGCGAAGGTCTGCGTCAGGACGCTCTTTGCCAGTGAAAAGAAGCTCTGCGAGCAAATCTTCGATGGAGTTGGAACCTCCATCGATGACGCTTGCTTCATGGAGACTGTGAAGGGCCCTGCGATTCAGCTCTTCAACTTCGCCGAGGCCATTAGTATTAGCCGAAGGTCGCCGGAGAAGTTGTTCAAGATTCTTGATTTGCACGATGCGTTGACGGAATTGATGCCGGATATTGATGTTGTGTTTGACTCCAAGTCCTCCGAGACTATTAGGGTTCAGGCAGCGGAGATTTTGTCGAGGTTGGGGGAGGCTGCTAGGGGGATTTTGTCGGAGTTTGAGAACGCTGTGCTTAAGGAACCCTCTAGGGTTCCTGTTCCTGGCGGGACGATTCATCCTCTGACTCGGTATGTGATGAATTACATAAGTTTGATCTCTGATTACAAGGTTACTTTGAATGAGCTTATAGTGTCAAAGCCCTCCACGGGGTCCAGGTATTCGGGTGATCCTGGGATACCCGATTTGGATTTGAGTGAGTTTGAGGAGAAGACCCCTTTGGATGTGCATTTGATTTGGATTATTGTGATTTTACAATTCAACTTGGATGGGAAGAGTAAGCACTACAAGGACGCTTCTTTGGCTCATTTGTTTGTGATGAACAATGTGCACTACATTGTGCAGAAGGTGAGGGGGAGTCCAGAGTTGAGGGAGATGATCGGGGATGATTATTTGAAGAAACTCACCGGAAAGTTCCGGCAGGCAGCTACGAGCTACCAGAGGGCAACGTGGGTGAGGGTGCTGTATTGTTTGAGGGATGAGGGGTTGCATGTGAGTGGGGGGTTTTCTTCTGGGGTGTCCAAGAGTGCTCTCAGGGAGAGGTTTAAGGCTTTTAATGCCATGTTTGAGGAGGTTCACAGGACTCAGGCAGTTTGGTTGATACCGGATTCGCAACTAAGGGAGGAGCTGAGGATATCGATATCGGAGAAGCTGATTCCGGCGTATAGGTCGTTTCTTGGGAGGTTCAGGGGACACATAGAGAGTGGGAGGCATCCGGAGAATTACATCAAGTACTCTGTTGAGGACCTAGAGGATGCCGTTTTGGACTTTTTTGAAGGGGTTACTGTTTCCCAGCACTTGAGGAGGAGATCTGAATGA